The Opitutaceae bacterium genome has a window encoding:
- a CDS encoding molybdenum cofactor biosynthesis protein MoaE has translation MTTVPKIEFAMASAPLDPAELRSRLAAPEAGACVTFEGWVRNHADGRGVLALDYEAFDSLAQKEGERVLAEAAAAHSLVHLIAIHRTGELKIGDLAVWVGVSAAHRGDAFGGCRQIIDELKKRLPIWKREHYADGATEWVRAN, from the coding sequence ATGACCACGGTCCCGAAAATCGAATTCGCCATGGCGTCCGCTCCGTTGGACCCCGCGGAACTGCGCTCGCGCCTGGCCGCACCTGAAGCCGGCGCCTGCGTGACGTTCGAAGGTTGGGTGCGCAACCACGCCGATGGCAGGGGCGTACTCGCCCTCGATTACGAGGCGTTCGACTCCCTGGCACAAAAAGAGGGAGAGCGAGTCCTTGCCGAGGCCGCAGCCGCCCACTCCTTGGTCCACCTCATTGCCATTCACCGGACGGGGGAACTGAAGATTGGCGACCTGGCTGTCTGGGTCGGTGTCTCCGCTGCTCATCGAGGCGATGCCTTCGGCGGCTGCCGACAGATCATCGACGAACTGAAAAAACGCCTGCCCATCTGGAAACGGGAGCATTACGCCGACGGCGCGACGGAGTGGGTGAGGGCCAATTGA
- the moaD gene encoding molybdopterin converting factor subunit 1, with protein sequence MPRVTLRYFAILRDQAGCSSEELDTACASPAELYAKLADTRGFTLRADQCRVAVNGEFAPMSTTLKEGDEVVFIPPVAGG encoded by the coding sequence ATGCCGCGCGTCACCCTCCGCTATTTCGCCATTCTGCGCGACCAGGCCGGCTGTTCGAGCGAGGAGCTCGACACCGCTTGCGCCTCGCCGGCAGAACTGTACGCGAAGCTTGCCGACACCCGAGGCTTCACGCTTCGCGCCGACCAGTGCCGGGTGGCTGTGAACGGCGAGTTTGCGCCCATGAGCACAACGCTCAAGGAGGGCGATGAGGTGGTGTTTATCCCACCTGTCGCAGGCGGCTAA
- the moaC gene encoding cyclic pyranopterin monophosphate synthase MoaC: MLSHLNEQNQPQMVDVGDKAPTARRAVALAEVRLPPPLAALVSGNEIQGKKGPLFQTASLAGVMGAKRTSELIPLCHPLPLEDVKVELVALPRGPDGWATVEIRCSTRTFGKTGVEMEALTGASVAALTLYDMGKALSPEILIQGIRLLEKTGGKADYKVGT, from the coding sequence ATGCTCTCACACCTGAACGAACAAAACCAACCCCAGATGGTCGACGTCGGCGACAAGGCGCCCACCGCACGCCGCGCCGTCGCCCTCGCGGAGGTTCGGCTTCCCCCACCGTTGGCGGCACTCGTATCCGGAAATGAGATACAAGGGAAGAAGGGCCCCCTCTTCCAGACCGCCTCGCTGGCCGGAGTGATGGGCGCAAAGCGCACGAGCGAACTGATTCCACTCTGCCATCCGCTTCCGCTTGAGGATGTCAAGGTTGAGCTGGTGGCTCTACCCCGCGGGCCTGATGGCTGGGCGACCGTTGAAATCCGCTGCTCCACTCGGACCTTTGGCAAGACCGGGGTCGAAATGGAGGCGCTCACCGGGGCCTCTGTCGCGGCGCTGACGCTATACGACATGGGAAAAGCCCTCTCGCCGGAGATTCTTATCCAAGGCATCCGCCTCCTAGAGAAGACCGGTGGCAAGGCCGACTACAAGGTAGGCACCTGA
- a CDS encoding molybdopterin molybdotransferase MoeA: MLTPTEVDLILTQSLPVLPWEDCPLLQAQGRVLRQPVIADRDLPPYDRATMDGYALRFDPGRAAYTCVGMQAAGTLRRRLDDHATCLEIATGAVVPEGADTVVPYEEVQRTGDLVRIHNINTLETGRSIHRQATDARRGDPLVAAGTLLTGKEIAIAAACGATHLRVSTMPSLAVIATGDELVDVENPSPAAHQVRRSNDYALRAELLAKGFLRVERLHIRDQKYELEQQLKRLLAGTDAILLTGGVSKGKYDFLPTVLDELGVTKKVHGVRQRPGKPFWFGLTPRGAPVFALPGNPVSTWICFHRYVLPALRHMRGETESPAQYTVLESEYAFSTALTPLVPVRLTHAADGRRLARPVTTRTSGDFTSLLGTDGFIELPEGPLSYAAGSSARFWSW, translated from the coding sequence ATGCTTACCCCGACCGAGGTCGATCTTATCCTGACCCAGAGCCTCCCCGTGCTGCCCTGGGAGGACTGCCCTCTGCTGCAGGCCCAGGGGCGCGTGCTGCGCCAGCCCGTCATCGCCGACCGGGACCTCCCGCCTTATGACCGTGCGACGATGGACGGCTATGCACTTCGCTTCGACCCGGGCCGGGCAGCTTATACGTGCGTCGGGATGCAGGCGGCAGGCACGCTGCGGCGAAGGCTTGATGATCACGCAACCTGCCTGGAGATTGCGACAGGGGCCGTGGTGCCCGAAGGGGCCGACACCGTGGTGCCCTACGAGGAAGTGCAGCGAACCGGCGATTTGGTTCGTATTCATAACATTAATACACTCGAGACAGGCCGGTCCATCCACCGTCAGGCGACCGATGCCCGCCGGGGCGACCCGCTGGTCGCGGCCGGAACGCTCCTGACGGGAAAGGAAATCGCCATCGCGGCCGCCTGCGGGGCCACTCATCTTCGTGTGTCGACGATGCCCAGTCTGGCGGTCATCGCAACCGGGGACGAGCTCGTCGACGTCGAGAACCCGTCGCCCGCTGCCCATCAGGTGCGACGCTCGAACGATTACGCACTGAGGGCAGAACTGTTGGCCAAAGGGTTCCTGCGCGTCGAGCGTCTCCACATTCGGGATCAGAAGTATGAACTCGAGCAGCAGTTGAAACGGTTGCTTGCCGGCACGGATGCCATTCTCCTCACTGGAGGTGTATCCAAGGGCAAATACGACTTCCTTCCGACTGTCCTGGACGAACTCGGGGTCACGAAAAAGGTGCACGGGGTCCGTCAACGGCCTGGGAAGCCCTTCTGGTTTGGCCTCACGCCGCGAGGCGCCCCTGTTTTCGCCCTCCCGGGCAACCCGGTGTCAACGTGGATCTGCTTCCACCGGTATGTCCTTCCGGCACTTCGCCACATGCGCGGGGAGACGGAATCGCCCGCCCAGTATACTGTATTGGAAAGCGAATACGCATTTTCAACCGCCCTCACCCCGCTCGTGCCTGTCAGGTTGACCCACGCGGCGGATGGACGACGGCTTGCCCGACCGGTGACGACGCGCACCTCCGGGGACTTCACCAGCCTCCTCGGCACCGACGGATTCATAGAGCTTCCGGAAGGGCCTTTATCCTACGCCGCAGGCTCGTCCGCCCGCTTTTGGAGCTGGTGA
- the moaA gene encoding GTP 3',8-cyclase MoaA: MPSTLDALRRPLRDLRVSVTDQCNFRCPYCMPAEVFGPGYRFLPRAALMSQQELQAILAAFVAMGVEKLRFTGGEPLLRPDLPDLVAYAKKTLQVSDVAVTTNGWLLERSVDALAAAGLDRLNVSLDGLDKEAFREMTGRDLDPERVLSGIRAAQARGLPVKVNMVVQRGTNDHQIEPMAEWARAGGVTLRFIEFMDVGNHNGWSPERVVPAAEIVKRLAARWPVRAIGRSYRGEVAARYAYLDGKGEIGLVSSITEPFCRDCNRARLSADGKLFTCLFATSGHDLLGFLRSTRDPRELVRFVTDIWQGRRDRYSEERELLRATGSRESKIEMSYIGG, from the coding sequence ATGCCAAGCACGCTGGATGCACTTCGCCGCCCGCTTCGGGACCTGAGGGTCTCCGTCACGGACCAGTGCAACTTCCGCTGCCCGTATTGCATGCCAGCCGAGGTGTTTGGGCCGGGTTACCGCTTCCTCCCGCGTGCCGCGCTTATGTCGCAGCAGGAACTCCAAGCGATCCTGGCGGCCTTCGTTGCCATGGGCGTCGAGAAGTTGCGATTCACCGGGGGCGAGCCATTGCTGCGCCCCGATCTGCCTGACCTGGTGGCGTATGCGAAGAAAACGCTCCAGGTTTCGGATGTGGCGGTGACAACTAATGGATGGCTCCTCGAGCGGTCTGTTGACGCCCTGGCGGCGGCCGGCCTGGATCGCCTCAACGTCTCTCTTGACGGACTCGACAAGGAGGCCTTTCGCGAGATGACCGGGCGAGACCTTGACCCGGAGCGCGTGCTCTCCGGCATTCGTGCGGCGCAGGCCCGGGGACTTCCGGTCAAGGTCAACATGGTGGTGCAACGCGGGACCAACGACCACCAGATTGAACCGATGGCGGAGTGGGCGCGTGCGGGAGGTGTCACGTTGCGATTCATCGAGTTTATGGACGTGGGAAATCACAATGGCTGGTCTCCGGAGCGGGTTGTGCCTGCGGCCGAGATTGTGAAGCGTCTGGCGGCGCGCTGGCCTGTGCGCGCCATCGGTCGTTCCTACCGGGGTGAAGTGGCGGCCAGGTACGCCTATCTGGACGGAAAGGGCGAGATCGGCCTGGTTTCGTCCATCACCGAACCTTTCTGCCGGGATTGTAACCGCGCACGCCTGTCGGCTGACGGAAAGTTATTCACGTGCCTTTTCGCGACCTCGGGCCACGACCTGCTGGGATTTCTCCGCTCGACGCGAGATCCGCGGGAACTCGTCCGGTTTGTGACAGACATTTGGCAGGGAAGAAGGGATCGCTATTCCGAAGAGCGGGAGTTGTTGCGGGCAACCGGCTCGCGGGAGTCCAAGATCGAGATGAGTTACATTGGAGGTTGA
- a CDS encoding FKBP-type peptidyl-prolyl cis-trans isomerase, whose amino-acid sequence MRSFFVLAILGVVLVTVALVVRSGLIARKDPGRPINSAMRAAMETPQFSTEEAAVIAQKYPNAKRTPSGILYVIHKPGEGEMPIKGQVVTVNYIGTFLDGKKFDASGDHGAPFNFQVGFGRVIEGWDQICMEMRKGEVRTVVVPWWLAYGEKGRGKIPPRTSLVFDLEILDIR is encoded by the coding sequence ATGCGGAGCTTTTTCGTACTCGCAATTCTGGGCGTGGTGCTCGTCACGGTCGCACTCGTTGTGCGCTCCGGACTCATTGCGCGCAAGGATCCCGGTCGTCCGATCAATTCTGCGATGCGCGCGGCGATGGAGACGCCGCAATTCTCGACGGAGGAGGCGGCGGTCATCGCGCAGAAGTACCCGAATGCGAAGCGCACACCATCCGGAATTCTTTATGTGATTCACAAACCCGGCGAGGGGGAAATGCCCATCAAGGGTCAGGTGGTGACGGTGAACTACATCGGAACATTCTTGGACGGAAAGAAGTTTGATGCTTCCGGGGACCATGGTGCTCCGTTCAATTTTCAAGTGGGCTTCGGGCGTGTCATCGAAGGCTGGGACCAGATCTGCATGGAGATGCGCAAGGGAGAGGTGCGCACCGTGGTGGTTCCCTGGTGGCTCGCCTATGGTGAAAAGGGGAGGGGTAAAATTCCCCCGCGCACATCGCTCGTGTTCGATCTGGAGATCCTCGATATTCGCTGA
- a CDS encoding AAA family ATPase, which yields MLSEIIGQEEATRAFARALLRGELGCMEPGRPLSFLLLLGETGVGKTETVLASARHLYSGMDTVVRLDMSEYAERAPGLARLVGTGPGEPGLLARELERARSHVPGGRKGVFLLLDEIEKAHPDITRLFLGMEAARLTGADGRTLDLQDVHVICTSNLGSEAARELSGQAPYAYVRGVVEEEARMHFGSAVYARFGEVIVYKSLGYEVQRRICEQKVERKLAFLSGSLGLPVNAGPGVVEFLLRRGYHRDLGARRMRHTIDREMGDAVVRYCLRQPAESAHRLAFEVRGDALFLASLGKNAL from the coding sequence TTGTTATCGGAGATAATCGGTCAGGAAGAGGCAACGCGTGCGTTTGCCCGCGCGCTCCTGCGTGGGGAGCTCGGGTGCATGGAGCCCGGCCGGCCCTTGTCGTTCCTGCTGCTCCTGGGTGAAACGGGGGTGGGGAAGACGGAGACCGTGCTTGCGAGCGCGAGACATCTGTATTCAGGGATGGATACAGTGGTCCGGCTAGACATGTCCGAATATGCGGAACGTGCGCCTGGCCTGGCGCGGCTTGTGGGCACGGGTCCAGGTGAGCCGGGATTGCTTGCCCGGGAGCTGGAGAGGGCTCGGAGTCATGTGCCCGGGGGACGCAAGGGTGTGTTCCTGCTCCTCGATGAGATCGAGAAGGCCCACCCGGACATCACGCGGCTTTTCCTCGGGATGGAAGCCGCACGACTTACGGGGGCCGACGGTCGCACGCTCGATCTTCAGGACGTGCACGTCATCTGCACCTCCAACCTCGGGAGCGAGGCTGCCCGCGAGCTGTCCGGCCAGGCCCCTTACGCGTACGTACGCGGCGTGGTGGAGGAGGAGGCGCGCATGCACTTTGGATCCGCCGTCTATGCACGGTTCGGGGAGGTGATCGTCTACAAAAGCCTTGGATACGAAGTGCAGAGAAGGATCTGCGAGCAGAAAGTGGAGCGGAAGCTTGCGTTCCTGTCCGGTTCCCTGGGGCTCCCGGTGAATGCCGGGCCCGGGGTGGTGGAGTTTCTCCTCCGGCGCGGCTACCATCGCGACCTGGGTGCGAGGCGCATGCGACACACCATCGACCGGGAAATGGGCGATGCCGTGGTGCGATACTGCCTCAGGCAGCCTGCAGAGTCTGCGCATCGTTTGGCATTTGAGGTGCGGGGTGATGCTCTTTTTTTGGCATCGCTGGGCAAGAATGCGCTTTAA
- a CDS encoding TonB-dependent receptor, producing the protein MKHTPNTKRSASVKWAALGLAVALGGTAGAQQVNPVVAAESAPQTVRMDEFIVTGSNIPSAGDTLAAPVQTIDPSAIARTGVDANVLDIIRKSAPQFSGNSNIGTNNGNIESGSTNGGSSISLRNLSTLVLVNGRRVANAPVAASGGTSFVDVNSIPVAAIERIEVLSDGASAIYGSDAVGGVVNIILRSNYSGAEFGGRYGFTRNEGEYRERSAYGVVGGKIESWGTNISASYEWGKTDPIYNIERSFSRPSFGTTNFAGVVQLGAYDGDRFVADSSQYYFLDPTLDAPKTGSTLPEQGYTIGPVRSSTILRLFDLSRYVTQLLGTEKRLATLAFDQRLAPNVKLFGDVMYGRTDTQSQLNAQPLSVSLRGSDPANVLGRDVSVRNRFVTNPRTYRAITDLWHVVSGIRGTVAESWTWEGAVNYNRSTQAFRNGGLIRSASRAEAVKNGSLKLFSRTQDPQVLTNLFGEAKGDYTSEMIVYDFKLAGADVFKLPGGSVGTAFGVEYRTESLEATSDIDSQSATFAYDSGTTIDPFDKDFDVASAYAEVRIPLVGEGNRIPGVYAATLTLAGRHERYSNTSDPTVPKISVTYQPFNDTLLFRGTFGKSFSAPTLYQINAPPSTGFTPDLPLFDGEQAFLRSTSLGALKPSNTRTFTGGVVWTPGSSGNFLLSLDYFDIRQSDVLSTLGTDGVIQQWLDDVNIKGAGSAYAKYVHIGDYDGPTISNPGQLVSLGASNTYIDIPSYTNIGEQSVKGYDFKLQYKASVGVGKLAVESSATYYTEYNTDTFPGLIPATRNAGRITALNGTISRWRSYSTINYEVNDWDVTLGHTYYPPTKDSGWSEDYVADGYNEEIPSYSVFDVSTSYTFNPSKRWMNAIRVTIGCNNIGNRMPTKVATYDGLSNADIGEFSPNGRFYYVSVNYKF; encoded by the coding sequence ATGAAACACACACCAAACACCAAACGGTCGGCCTCCGTTAAATGGGCCGCTCTTGGACTCGCTGTCGCGTTGGGCGGCACTGCCGGAGCTCAACAAGTGAATCCAGTCGTCGCCGCGGAAAGCGCGCCTCAAACCGTCAGGATGGACGAGTTCATTGTCACAGGTTCAAACATTCCTTCTGCTGGAGACACTCTAGCAGCCCCCGTTCAAACCATTGATCCAAGCGCGATCGCCCGTACCGGCGTGGATGCAAACGTTCTTGATATCATTCGAAAAAGCGCGCCTCAGTTTTCGGGGAATAGCAATATCGGAACGAATAATGGCAACATTGAATCCGGCTCCACTAATGGAGGCTCCTCAATCTCTCTACGGAATCTTTCCACACTAGTTCTTGTGAATGGACGTCGCGTGGCGAATGCCCCGGTCGCTGCATCTGGTGGCACTTCCTTCGTCGACGTCAATTCGATCCCAGTTGCTGCTATTGAGCGAATTGAGGTACTATCGGATGGTGCCTCTGCAATCTACGGGTCGGATGCCGTGGGTGGTGTGGTAAACATCATCCTGAGGAGCAATTACTCTGGCGCAGAGTTCGGGGGGAGGTACGGGTTTACTCGCAACGAGGGCGAGTACCGGGAACGCTCTGCCTACGGAGTGGTAGGCGGGAAGATCGAGAGTTGGGGAACGAACATCTCCGCTTCGTATGAGTGGGGAAAGACAGACCCAATCTACAATATCGAACGTTCATTTAGCCGTCCCAGCTTTGGAACCACAAACTTTGCGGGAGTCGTGCAACTTGGTGCCTATGACGGAGACCGATTCGTCGCGGACAGCAGCCAGTACTATTTCTTGGATCCCACTCTCGATGCCCCAAAAACGGGTAGTACTCTCCCAGAGCAAGGTTATACGATTGGTCCAGTGCGTTCCTCGACGATCCTGAGGCTTTTCGATCTATCTCGTTATGTTACTCAGCTGCTCGGGACCGAGAAGCGCCTCGCGACACTCGCTTTCGACCAACGCTTAGCCCCGAATGTCAAGTTGTTTGGCGACGTTATGTACGGCCGCACTGACACACAGTCGCAGCTTAATGCACAACCACTGTCGGTTTCTTTGCGTGGCTCGGATCCGGCAAATGTACTTGGCAGGGATGTGAGCGTCCGGAATAGATTTGTTACTAATCCGCGCACATACCGTGCGATAACGGATTTGTGGCATGTTGTTTCTGGAATCCGTGGCACAGTTGCCGAGTCGTGGACTTGGGAAGGTGCCGTTAACTACAATCGATCAACTCAGGCTTTTCGAAACGGTGGCTTGATTCGCAGTGCTTCGCGTGCAGAGGCGGTAAAAAATGGCTCACTGAAGCTATTCTCCCGCACCCAGGACCCGCAGGTCCTTACCAATCTTTTTGGGGAAGCTAAGGGCGACTATACCAGCGAAATGATAGTGTATGATTTCAAACTTGCCGGCGCAGATGTCTTCAAACTTCCCGGCGGATCAGTCGGGACAGCTTTTGGGGTTGAATATAGGACCGAATCTCTCGAAGCAACATCGGACATCGACAGCCAGTCGGCTACGTTCGCCTATGACAGTGGAACAACCATTGATCCTTTCGACAAGGATTTCGATGTTGCTTCGGCGTACGCTGAGGTGCGAATTCCACTTGTTGGTGAAGGGAATCGAATCCCCGGAGTGTACGCCGCGACGCTCACGCTTGCTGGTCGTCACGAACGTTACTCGAACACGTCCGACCCAACAGTCCCAAAGATATCAGTGACCTATCAGCCATTTAACGACACTCTCTTGTTCAGAGGGACGTTTGGTAAATCCTTCTCCGCACCGACGCTTTATCAAATCAATGCTCCTCCGAGCACTGGCTTCACTCCAGATCTCCCTCTATTTGATGGTGAGCAGGCCTTCCTTCGATCCACCTCTTTGGGAGCTCTCAAACCTTCAAATACCCGCACATTCACCGGCGGTGTTGTTTGGACCCCTGGATCTTCAGGGAACTTCCTCCTATCGCTGGACTATTTCGACATCAGGCAGAGCGATGTGTTGAGCACCCTCGGCACCGATGGCGTGATCCAGCAGTGGCTGGACGATGTAAATATCAAGGGTGCTGGCTCAGCGTACGCAAAATACGTTCACATTGGTGATTACGATGGCCCCACCATTAGCAATCCGGGGCAACTTGTCAGCCTTGGCGCTTCAAATACATATATCGATATCCCGAGTTATACAAATATCGGCGAGCAATCGGTGAAGGGGTATGACTTCAAGCTGCAGTACAAAGCGAGTGTCGGGGTCGGCAAGCTTGCCGTTGAATCTTCCGCTACTTACTATACTGAGTACAACACAGATACATTCCCTGGCTTGATCCCGGCAACCAGGAACGCCGGCCGTATCACGGCGCTTAATGGCACCATTTCGCGGTGGCGCTCGTACTCCACCATTAACTACGAGGTGAATGATTGGGACGTGACGCTGGGGCATACCTATTATCCCCCGACGAAAGACTCGGGTTGGTCGGAAGACTACGTCGCTGATGGTTATAATGAGGAGATCCCGAGTTACAGCGTATTTGACGTTAGCACATCCTATACTTTCAATCCTTCGAAGAGGTGGATGAATGCGATCCGAGTAACGATTGGGTGTAACAACATCGGCAATCGTATGCCAACGAAAGTGGCGACCTATGACGGTCTTTCGAACGCTGACATCGGAGAGTTCAGCCCGAATGGACGCTTCTACTATGTGTCAGTGAACTACAAGTTCTGA
- a CDS encoding family 20 glycosylhydrolase, producing the protein MLRAFQWDLARQVERLDVLLGLLPLYAKWGYQELYLHLEDCVHYPSLPGVARAEAYRYDDLIRLTEEAGKVGIGVVPIVNLLGHTQYLIKTEEWRDLNELRAADGTPLPRGQLCPLHPRVPDLVERLLNDTKPFCTAGKVHVGLDESFHLGKCPRCQAEVAEAGLAAHFARHVSRLQGAVARRGLELGLWGDMLALFPEAIEQVSRGTHVYEWFYYPFDHLPRLELHGFRDYDLAPALKEAGARVWGCPMNGAFRWEVLPIFRDRLENARSWYKRCQRINAHGFLVTSWEGYRVSFPVYAVIDAAIASLWLDGPDLSADEMLARGFERAASPLRSRESSRSPFASPRDIATLASLPSGYSEAPRLVPPRAASRRLATLALASDKYPFSGYLEWELNQRWDGGATCLSIQKLRHQASALDRLLADSVRVCKGNQAGAAFAFSASLRLRTVLARRALFVREAAETARALRRALNSSHPRLVQARLVSTAVAKARAFTRDLAEGFEAARLMWLATRHMDQESQNISVLRQDALRLDDWVKWLGRVLKKPEHAFTASPVLGEWQLRFQVETSAPAVQRVSVELLQGEGTWTEVAARHVIEFQAWAAKPDSKLSRPFAVSIPPHAHAVRLVLRGPGMVELTDLSLTDGQRTISITPRICLGEPPLSHGLPDLQAIAGSYEVPLAGRKDTGCIP; encoded by the coding sequence ATGCTCCGCGCCTTCCAGTGGGACCTCGCCCGCCAAGTTGAACGTCTCGACGTTCTCCTGGGCTTGCTTCCGCTTTATGCGAAGTGGGGGTATCAGGAATTGTACCTGCACCTCGAGGATTGCGTTCATTACCCAAGCTTGCCCGGGGTTGCTCGCGCGGAGGCCTACAGGTATGACGACTTGATCAGGCTGACGGAGGAGGCCGGCAAAGTCGGCATTGGCGTCGTCCCGATCGTCAACTTGCTCGGGCACACCCAGTACCTCATCAAGACTGAGGAGTGGCGTGACCTCAACGAACTCAGGGCTGCGGATGGCACCCCTCTGCCCCGCGGCCAGCTCTGCCCACTTCACCCACGCGTCCCAGACCTGGTGGAGCGCCTGCTCAACGACACGAAACCCTTTTGCACTGCAGGAAAGGTGCATGTTGGGCTCGACGAATCGTTCCATCTCGGGAAATGCCCGCGTTGCCAGGCCGAGGTGGCGGAGGCGGGGCTCGCCGCGCATTTTGCAAGACACGTTTCCCGGCTTCAGGGGGCCGTGGCACGTCGCGGCCTGGAGTTAGGCCTGTGGGGCGACATGCTCGCGCTCTTTCCGGAGGCGATCGAGCAAGTTTCCCGCGGCACGCACGTCTACGAATGGTTCTACTACCCGTTTGACCACCTCCCCAGGCTGGAGCTGCACGGGTTCCGCGACTACGATCTTGCACCTGCATTGAAAGAAGCAGGCGCCCGCGTCTGGGGTTGCCCGATGAATGGCGCGTTCCGCTGGGAGGTGCTTCCGATCTTCAGGGACCGCCTTGAGAACGCACGCTCGTGGTACAAGCGCTGCCAACGAATCAATGCCCACGGCTTTCTGGTGACTTCCTGGGAAGGCTACCGCGTTTCATTTCCCGTCTATGCAGTAATCGACGCGGCGATCGCCAGCCTCTGGCTCGATGGCCCGGATCTTTCCGCGGACGAGATGCTCGCCCGTGGTTTTGAACGGGCCGCCAGTCCACTTCGCTCGCGTGAATCCTCACGTTCTCCCTTCGCTTCACCTCGGGACATCGCCACGTTGGCCTCCCTCCCTTCCGGCTACTCCGAAGCCCCTCGCCTCGTTCCGCCTCGCGCTGCCTCGCGGCGCCTCGCGACGCTTGCCCTTGCATCCGATAAGTATCCATTCTCCGGATACTTAGAATGGGAGCTTAACCAACGCTGGGATGGCGGCGCGACCTGCCTCTCGATTCAAAAGCTGCGTCACCAGGCCTCAGCCCTCGATCGCCTGCTTGCGGACTCCGTTCGTGTCTGCAAGGGAAACCAGGCAGGAGCGGCATTTGCCTTCTCCGCCAGCCTGCGTCTTCGCACGGTTCTGGCGCGGAGGGCGCTGTTTGTGCGCGAGGCAGCCGAAACCGCTCGTGCGCTCCGGAGGGCATTGAACTCGAGCCACCCGCGTCTGGTGCAGGCCAGGCTCGTCTCCACGGCAGTGGCGAAGGCGCGGGCGTTTACGCGGGACCTCGCCGAAGGCTTCGAAGCCGCGAGATTGATGTGGTTGGCGACGCGGCACATGGATCAAGAAAGCCAGAACATCTCGGTCCTGAGGCAGGACGCGCTGCGTCTCGATGACTGGGTGAAGTGGCTGGGGCGGGTGTTGAAAAAGCCTGAGCACGCGTTCACGGCATCACCCGTTCTGGGCGAATGGCAGCTGCGCTTCCAGGTCGAAACCTCGGCACCTGCCGTGCAGCGCGTGAGTGTCGAACTCCTTCAGGGAGAAGGCACTTGGACAGAGGTGGCGGCGCGCCATGTGATCGAGTTCCAAGCCTGGGCTGCCAAGCCCGACTCAAAGCTCTCCCGGCCGTTCGCTGTCTCGATCCCCCCGCACGCGCACGCTGTTCGCCTTGTCCTGCGGGGACCTGGGATGGTGGAGCTTACGGACCTCTCGCTGACTGATGGGCAGCGAACGATTTCCATCACGCCGAGGATCTGTTTGGGAGAGCCACCATTGTCGCACGGGCTGCCAGATCTTCAGGCAATTGCGGGCAGTTACGAGGTGCCTTTGGCGGGGAGAAAAGATACGGGTTGCATTCCTTAA